AAAATTAGCTAGAATTAGCTAAAAGTAGAACAATGATATGACTGAAAAATATTTACCAAGAGAATTATGATATTTGGAAAAGAGTCCGTCAAAATTAGCTAGAAGTAGAACTATAATATGCCAGTAATAGTATGCCACCGAAAAGTAGACTATGATATGACTGAAAAAATTTACCAAGAGAAAAGGCCGAAAAAATTGGGTCATATAAAAGAGGCCAATAAAAAacattatgaatttattttattggatCGGCCCTGGAATGGACTCGCTTAAAGGAGGATGTCCAATTATCAAAGGAAGGATCTGGGCTTTGACTTTTGCTTATTTCGACAAAATGGTTAACAATAGTAGCAGCAGGCAATAAATGAATAACGTGCGCCGCGCAAGGGGtagatatttttcaaacaagttTTCCTCTCTGGCCGTCGATAAGTTGTTAGTCAATCTGACGTGGCGTCATCGTACCCGTGactgaaaacaaaaacagaatcCGGATTTCAAATGATTTCAAAATTCAACGGAATTTTGCGTGCGGTTCAGTTCCGACTCCCGCCATATAAAACCCTAAGATCCTCCACGCTAATCCTCTCAAGTTTCggattatctctctctctctcactctctcgtTTCAAGCGTAAACCGAAAATGCTTTCTGCTCTCAAGTAAGtgatctctccctctctctctactatATTCTGAATCGCATctcgtttgattttttttctccgaTTTGCGGATAACAGATCGGAAGAAGCGAGCATGCAGCTCGTCGAGCGAGAAGAGATCGACGAAGACGATGAATTATTTGAAGCGATTGACAAACGTAAGATCGAAATCGATTCTCCGCTTTCAGAGTTCGCTTGTGTAGTTATTGCTGTTATTAGGATCTTCGATCTCTGCTCGCTTCGTTCGAATCTTCATGTTGATGTTTGGGATTGGATCTCTCATCGTTTTAAGTATCTAGTCTAGACTTCGTTCCTGCTGAAGTTCCGAGTCTTAGTTATCAGATCTAGAATCGTTACTCTAGTTTCGCAACGTATTCTCGAATCGATACTTGATTTCGATCTTAGTAGTGAATCTAGGATAGTTATCGACTTCTTCTGAGCATGGATTTTGCTTTTTTAGCGAATAGCTTATGGTCAAGTATAAATCTGTATTTGATATGATCTTGTGAACTTCTGTTTCCTTGTGCCAGTGATCGCTCAGGGTATAAACGCAGGAGATGTGAAAAAGCTACAAGATGCTGGGATCCATACCTGTAATGGTCTCATGATGCATACCAAAAAGGTATAGATTGAGCTTGTGTAGCACTGTAGCGTCCTTCATTGGATTCTGATTGGATGAATCATTGATTGGATCAATCTGCTTTGTTTTGAATCTTTTGGTTTGATGTAGAACCTCACTGGAATCAAAGGATTGTCAGAGGCCAAAGTTGACAAAATCTGTGAAGCAGCTGAGAAAATAGTGGTTAGCTTAAAAACATTTCTAACTCTTTGTTGCTGCTGCATTCAGTGTGTTTTCATTCTAACCGTGAAAACATTTCTCCTTCAGAACTTTGGATATATGACTGGAAGTGATGCTCTTCTCAAGGTTAGTCTCATTGATTTTAATAACGTTTAGATGTCTGTCTTGCAAATAAGTCCTGTTTCTTGAGATGTGTGATGGCTTATTCAGCATTTAGATACTGAAgcattgtttttgtttatagaGAAAATCAGTTGTGCGTATCACTACAGGTTCCCAAGCTCTTGATGATCTCTTGGGAGGTATACTAAGTTTTGCTTCTACTGTTTTCCAGTATATGTCATACTACTTGAAAGTTCTTATTTCATTTCTCCACAATGCTTGCTAGGTGGGATTGAGACTGCAGCCATCACAGAGGCGTTTGGGGAGTTCAGGTAAGAAGCGTAGCCCTACTCCTTTAAGTTTCCTGTCAATAGCTTGTAACATAACAGAGTTTAATTTCACTTCAGGTCTGGAAAAACTCAATTAGCACATACCCTTTGTGTCACCACGCAGGTTGGTTTCTTTCATGGTGTCTCAATCTGAATTACTTGTTACTGTGAAAAGGCATGAGATGAGATATTTACCTTTGGGGTCTCTGTCTCTCAATGCCGCTAGTGCTCATATCTGTATTTATGTTATGCAGCTGCCTACAAGCATGAAAGGTGGGAATGGGAAAGTGGCTTACATTGACACTGAGGGAACCTTGTATCCTTAACATATTTGAGCAAATCTTTGGTCTAGATCTTGTAGCTTCATTAGGTGGTTTATATATCATGATTTTTCCTAAACCCTGAAACTTATAGCCGCCCTGATAGGATTGTCCAAATTGCTGAAAGATTTGGAATGGATCCCGGAGCTGTGCTTGACAATGTAAGAATTATTATTAAGCTCAGACCTTATCTCTCAGGACTAAAACTGACATTCACAATTCTTGATGTTGCAGATCATTTATGCTCGTGCTTACACCTATGAGCATCAGCACAACTTGCTTCTTGGCCTTGCTGCAAAAATGTCCGAGGAACCATTTAAGATTCTGGTAAGCATGTCTGCTTATTTCATTGTTCGTTTCGAATCAATGAGCTCATTTAGCGGAGCTTACCGTTGTTTCCAGATTGTTGACTCAATCATTGCTTTATTCCGAGTGGATTTCACTGGAAGAGGAGAACTCGCAGACCGCCAGGTTACCTTTTGACTTCCACACATTACTACTAACATAGTCATTAACAAAATTTGGCTTTTCTCAAAAAGGTTAGTGTCTGTGTTACAGCAAAAACTAGCTCAGATGCTAT
The Brassica napus cultivar Da-Ae chromosome A1, Da-Ae, whole genome shotgun sequence DNA segment above includes these coding regions:
- the LOC106436497 gene encoding meiotic recombination protein DMC1 homolog, with protein sequence MISKFNGILRAVQFRLPPYKTLRSSTLILSSFGLSLSLSLSRFKRKPKMLSALKSEEASMQLVEREEIDEDDELFEAIDKLIAQGINAGDVKKLQDAGIHTCNGLMMHTKKNLTGIKGLSEAKVDKICEAAEKIVNFGYMTGSDALLKRKSVVRITTGSQALDDLLGGGIETAAITEAFGEFRSGKTQLAHTLCVTTQLPTSMKGGNGKVAYIDTEGTFRPDRIVQIAERFGMDPGAVLDNIIYARAYTYEHQHNLLLGLAAKMSEEPFKILIVDSIIALFRVDFTGRGELADRQQKLAQMLSRIIKIAEEFNVAVYMTNQVISDPGGGMFISDPKKPAGGHVLAHAVTIRLSFRKGKGEQRVCKVFDAPNLPEGEAIFQITPGGVADAKD